The following proteins are encoded in a genomic region of Musa acuminata AAA Group cultivar baxijiao chromosome BXJ2-11, Cavendish_Baxijiao_AAA, whole genome shotgun sequence:
- the LOC135627402 gene encoding ferritin-like catalase Nec2, whose protein sequence is MSASASVLSLSFLFLISFGLVGLSHAASKCSVPTPLINIPIFPTDIDLLQFALNLEHMEADWFLYGALGYGLDAVAPELVMGGPPPIGVTKANLDNVTSAIMAEFGYQEVGHLRAIKSLVGGFPRPVIDLSGKHFAKIFDDAFGFHLDPPFDPYLNSVNYLLASYVIPYVGLVGYVGANPNINGYLSKRLLAGLLAVESGQDAVIRTLLYERANEVVQPYKNLTVAEFTTKVSELRNKLASCGVKDEGLLVPVGWGAENKTNSNVLSANANSVAYKRTPAEILRIVYGTGDEGTPGGFLPKGGDGAIARGLLKFA, encoded by the exons ATGTCAGCATCCGCGTCtgtgctctctctctcctttctatTCCTCATCTCTTTTGGGCTGGTCGGCCTCTCACATGCCGCTTCCAAATGCTCCGTGCCGACGCCGCTGATCAACATCCCCATCTTCCCTACCGACATCGACCTGCTGCAGTTCGCGCTTAACCTGGAACACATGGAGGCCGACTGGTTCTTGTACGGCGCGCTCGGCTACGGCCTCGACGCCGTCGCTCCTGAGCTCGTCATGGGCGGACCTCCGCCCATCGGCGTCACCAAGGCTAATCTCGATAACGTTACCAGCGCCATCATGGCTGAGTTTGGATATCAGGAAGTCGGTCATCTCAG GGCCATCAAATCGTTAGTGGGTGGCTTCCCCAGGCCAGTGATCGATCTCAGCGGCAAGCACTTCGCCAAGATATTTGATGACGCTTTTGGATTCCATCTCGACCCTCCCTTCGACCCCTACCTCAACAGCGTCAACTACCTGTTGGCCTCGTACGTAATCCCCTACGTTGGGCTCGTTGGCTACGTGGGCGCCAACCCCAACATCAACGGTTATCTCTCCAAGAGA CTTCTTGCGGGACTGTTGGCAGTTGAGTCTGGGCAAGATGCAGTTATAAGAACCCTACTGTACGAGCGAGCGAATGAGGTCGTCCAACCTTACAAGAACCTAACAGTGGCAGAGTTCACCACGAAGGTGTCAGAGCTAAGGAACAAGCTGGCTTCTTGTGGTGTCAAAGACGAAGGCCTTCTCGTCCCCGTCGGCTGGGGAGCCGAGAACAAGACCAACAGCAACGTACTATCGGCCAACGCCAACTCGGTCGCTTACAAGAGGACACCGGCGGAGATCCTTCGGATCGTTTATGGCACCGGCGATGAGGGTACGCCTGGAGGCTTCTTGCCGAAGGGTGGTGATGGCGCCATTGCCAGAGGTCTTCTTAAATTTGCTTAG